One stretch of Balneola sp. MJW-20 DNA includes these proteins:
- a CDS encoding TonB-dependent receptor plug domain-containing protein, with product MAVLSLKAYAQVTADTLDLDPVTVSATRIETDLQKQPVLINIIDSAMVSRANGMDLGYTLQQFSNIYIRNNGPGAASVISQRGLSGAQTRVVWEGLPLNHQMLGVTDLSLIQSTMISAVAVSGGSSSSSFGSGIGGSVVLQTDTETGLVEAGQIAGSFGNFITHGKAGLRLGRWDFGLSASVQNNENDFLYYDVRSGTRENRSRGSFDNEQVMLQTKYRGDRLLLKTAVWYSSSNHEIAENIFSGPGQGTQFDESLRLASTLQFSGQKSSTEINVQGAVTTLDYVNPLIGVNSLSENREARLRLNHTYGLSDRIKVTATGIAGYTQTETNNYDRLRSRSWLSGGLKGVIQPGERLSLYPAIRIDSYSDFGTALSPGLGVNYQIMDEVLGLRFSVNRNFRAPTFNDLYWPNGGNEAVNAEYSMTYEAGLIHTTGNVFSIQNQLSVFLIDLDDGIRWLPEPNGQFIAQNVEEIRSQGVEWENTVSGSIGKLDISWQQLLSYTYAYYSKARFAADAAEGNQLPYVPKWQWKGSLNMQFQQVSVFMNNRMNSLRYTTEQEDPNFAADGYWVSDIGASYLIPFRDLMIRIGFRVNNIFDERYDIVRFYPMPLRNGMATINLKYKL from the coding sequence ATGGCTGTGCTGTCTCTGAAAGCATATGCACAAGTAACGGCAGATACACTGGACCTGGATCCGGTCACCGTTAGTGCTACCCGTATAGAAACGGATCTGCAAAAGCAGCCGGTTTTGATCAATATCATTGATTCTGCAATGGTATCCAGGGCCAATGGTATGGATCTGGGTTATACACTGCAGCAGTTCTCGAATATCTATATCCGAAATAATGGTCCGGGTGCAGCTTCGGTTATATCTCAAAGAGGACTGAGCGGAGCACAGACCAGAGTGGTGTGGGAAGGATTGCCGCTCAATCATCAGATGCTAGGAGTTACAGATCTGTCTCTTATACAGAGTACGATGATCTCGGCTGTAGCAGTAAGCGGAGGGAGTAGTAGTTCTTCTTTCGGAAGCGGAATAGGCGGCTCTGTGGTTTTGCAAACTGATACTGAAACCGGTCTTGTAGAAGCCGGGCAGATAGCAGGATCATTCGGAAATTTCATAACGCATGGGAAGGCAGGGCTGCGATTGGGGCGATGGGATTTTGGACTAAGTGCTTCGGTGCAAAATAATGAGAACGATTTCCTCTATTACGACGTGCGAAGCGGGACCCGGGAAAATAGAAGCAGAGGTAGTTTTGACAACGAACAGGTTATGCTGCAGACTAAATACAGGGGCGACCGTCTGCTATTAAAAACAGCAGTATGGTATAGCAGCAGTAACCATGAAATTGCGGAAAATATATTTTCCGGACCGGGTCAGGGCACTCAGTTTGATGAATCTCTGCGATTAGCTTCAACACTGCAATTCAGTGGACAGAAAAGCAGCACAGAGATCAACGTACAAGGGGCTGTTACGACTCTTGATTATGTGAACCCACTAATCGGGGTCAACAGCCTGAGTGAAAATCGTGAAGCCCGGTTGCGGTTGAATCATACTTACGGATTGTCGGATAGGATTAAGGTGACCGCTACAGGGATCGCTGGATATACTCAGACTGAGACAAATAATTATGATCGTCTGAGAAGCCGTTCCTGGCTTAGTGGCGGACTCAAAGGAGTTATTCAACCGGGGGAAAGACTGAGTTTATATCCTGCGATCAGAATTGATTCTTATTCTGATTTTGGAACGGCACTCAGTCCGGGGCTGGGTGTAAATTATCAGATCATGGATGAAGTACTAGGGCTCCGCTTCTCAGTGAATAGAAATTTCAGAGCGCCCACCTTTAATGATCTTTACTGGCCAAACGGTGGAAATGAAGCAGTAAATGCTGAATACTCCATGACCTATGAAGCCGGCCTGATCCACACTACGGGTAATGTTTTCAGTATACAGAATCAGCTATCTGTCTTTCTGATCGATCTGGATGATGGTATAAGATGGCTGCCGGAACCGAACGGCCAGTTCATAGCGCAAAATGTGGAAGAGATCAGATCGCAGGGAGTAGAATGGGAAAATACTGTATCAGGAAGCATTGGTAAACTGGATATCAGCTGGCAGCAGCTGCTAAGTTATACCTATGCCTATTATTCCAAAGCTCGTTTTGCAGCAGATGCAGCTGAAGGGAATCAGCTGCCTTATGTCCCTAAATGGCAATGGAAGGGGAGTCTTAATATGCAGTTTCAGCAGGTATCCGTATTCATGAACAACCGGATGAATAGTCTCAGATATACTACGGAACAAGAAGACCCAAACTTTGCTGCAGACGGTTACTGGGTATCTGATATTGGAGCCTCATACTTGATTCCTTTCAGAGATCTAATGATAAGGATTGGCTTCAGGGTCAATAATATCTTTGACGAGCGCTATGATATTGTCCGTTTTTATCCCATGCCTCTAAGAAACGGTATGGCTACCATAAACCTTAAATATAAACTCTGA
- a CDS encoding acyl-[acyl-carrier-protein] thioesterase has translation MDPKNSIYRESFTIRASEVDLNGKATLASLAGLMQEIAGNHASTMNFDITDLHKQDLTWVLHRLDIRIDRYPEWREEIIIETWPNAGDALRAYRDYRIKSTDGEILGVALSYWMIINIKSRRPSRIPREILEIRLGEKDHVLEIKKDRPKPASGSDRHSTFRVRRADLDMNLHVNNARYLEWITETLAEKAATSIKRADIMFMKESGLGDQITSHMVRRPEQNSSHRLLNQDDEIIALAELNY, from the coding sequence ATGGATCCAAAGAATAGTATTTACCGTGAATCATTTACGATCAGAGCAAGTGAGGTCGACCTTAATGGAAAAGCTACCCTGGCTTCGCTTGCGGGACTAATGCAGGAAATTGCCGGAAATCATGCTTCCACAATGAATTTTGATATTACCGATCTTCATAAACAAGATCTTACCTGGGTCTTGCACAGATTAGATATCCGCATTGACCGGTATCCCGAATGGCGTGAGGAGATCATCATTGAGACCTGGCCCAATGCAGGTGATGCCTTGAGAGCCTACCGTGATTACAGGATCAAAAGTACAGATGGTGAAATACTTGGAGTTGCTCTTTCCTATTGGATGATCATCAATATTAAAAGCAGAAGGCCCAGCCGTATTCCCAGGGAAATACTGGAAATACGTCTAGGTGAGAAAGACCATGTATTGGAAATAAAAAAAGATCGCCCAAAACCTGCCAGCGGTAGCGACCGGCATAGTACTTTCCGGGTTCGGAGAGCGGACCTGGATATGAATCTCCATGTAAACAATGCCCGCTATCTTGAGTGGATCACAGAAACACTGGCCGAAAAAGCAGCCACATCAATAAAGCGGGCCGATATTATGTTTATGAAGGAAAGCGGTTTGGGAGACCAGATCACTTCCCACATGGTCAGAAGGCCGGAGCAGAACTCCAGTCATCGCCTTCTCAATCAGGATGATGAGATCATCGCACTTGCAGAATTAAATTACTGA
- a CDS encoding aldo/keto reductase, whose amino-acid sequence MKFKNIQGIDVPEIGLGTFKLIGKECEQVVKQALNMGYRHIDTAQMYRNEREVGNAIKSSHIKREEIFLTTKVWHTNLDYDDVLKSTEASLKELDTPYLDLLLIHWPDPDHDLEKTIEAMLSLRDQGKALNIGVANFPMKLLKEVNDEFGAPIFCNQVEYHALLGQFDLLEYAADNDIMVTAYSPLGQGNVTDHPLLNELAEKYGKTPAQIAIRWLIEQEQVVTIPKASSKEHLQQNMDVYDFALEDDDFFAIDDLDKTTRYVNPDFAPEWD is encoded by the coding sequence ATGAAATTTAAAAATATACAAGGCATCGACGTACCGGAAATTGGCCTTGGTACTTTCAAACTCATCGGGAAAGAATGTGAACAGGTCGTCAAGCAAGCCCTAAATATGGGATACAGGCATATTGATACTGCTCAAATGTATCGCAACGAACGAGAAGTCGGAAATGCTATTAAGAGTTCACATATCAAAAGAGAAGAGATCTTTTTAACTACAAAGGTCTGGCATACAAATTTAGATTATGACGATGTCTTAAAGTCTACAGAAGCATCGCTTAAAGAACTGGATACGCCTTATCTGGACTTGCTGTTGATCCACTGGCCTGATCCTGATCATGACCTTGAAAAGACCATCGAGGCAATGTTGTCCCTTAGGGATCAGGGTAAAGCGTTGAATATCGGGGTTGCAAATTTTCCTATGAAGCTTCTGAAAGAAGTAAATGATGAATTTGGAGCTCCAATTTTTTGCAATCAGGTTGAATATCATGCCTTGCTAGGACAGTTTGATCTGCTGGAGTATGCAGCTGATAATGACATTATGGTTACAGCCTATAGTCCGCTGGGACAGGGTAATGTGACTGATCACCCTTTATTAAACGAACTTGCTGAAAAGTATGGTAAGACCCCTGCTCAGATAGCAATACGATGGCTAATAGAGCAGGAACAGGTTGTTACGATCCCAAAAGCATCCAGCAAAGAGCATTTACAGCAAAATATGGATGTATATGATTTTGCCCTTGAAGATGATGACTTTTTTGCGATCGATGATCTGGATAAGACCACACGCTATGTGAATCCGGACTTTGCCCCGGAGTGGGACTGA